A single genomic interval of Cydia splendana chromosome 10, ilCydSple1.2, whole genome shotgun sequence harbors:
- the LOC134794427 gene encoding ribonuclease P protein subunit p40-like: MLCPEIYNFPSPKIISSSKKHGNFEVAMSTIRSNTFYKSLIVTCPDEIHAPSSIEEVITEDTEYYKVSNCPLTEFIKVDFIENFVKKGSLHCMSVVRNCVVENCAAITPDGILTLHVLDFIYQQLGLEGAKRPHNFYEVKIDLSHLKHNAKMVSSLSKLERFDFFVSWEPKCEDVCPSSIAKYFYDNDINVALCTVKFHHVSPSVEEIPALDAELDEISEWIGMLAHNADTNPTETYISSYSTPESENALKSSRVTVLIAKGFFTPVTVERVCRKVEEYVKSRETEHYWASLSVQSFENCLWQWSRGSPRMFQAHDSSCNLFFSHTGVAEHSVGQIKYS, encoded by the coding sequence ATGCTGTGTCCAGAGATATACAATTTTCCTTCCCCGAAAATAATATCCTCGTCCAAGAAGCATGGAAACTTTGAAGTCGCAATGAGCACCATTCGATCAAACACATTCTATAAAAGTTTAATTGTGACATGCCCTGATGAAATACACGCTCCAAGCTCCATAGAAGAAGTAATTACAGAAGACACTGAATATTACAAAGTCAGCAACTGTCCTCTTACAGAATTCATAAAGGTGGATTTCATTGAAAACTTTGTGAAGAAAGGAAGTTTACATTGTATGAGTGTAGTTAGGAACTGTGTTGTGGAAAATTGTGCTGCGATAACACCAGACGGTATACTAACTCTACATGTTTTAGACTTCATTTACCAACAATTAGGCTTGGAAGGCGCAAAACGTCCACATAACTTCTATGAAGTAAAAATAGACTTGAGTCATCTAAAACATAATGCCAAAATGGTATCTAGCCTTAGTAAATTGGAAAGATTCGACTTTTTTGTGTCATGGGAGCCAAAATGTGAAGATGTGTGCCCATCATCAATAGCAAAGTATTTTTACGATAATGATATCAATGTAGctttatgtactgtaaagtttCACCATGTATCTCCTTCAGTTGAAGAAATACCCGCTTTAGATGCAGAGTTAGATGAGATATCAGAATGGATTGGTATGCTCGCACATAATGCTGATACAAACCCGACAGAGACATATATTAGTTCATACAGCACACCTGAAAGTGAAAATGCATTGAAATCTTCAAGAGTAACTGTTCTTATTGCTAAAGGGTTTTTCACTCCAGTAACTGTGGAGCGAGTATGCAGGAAAGTTGAGGAGTATGTAAAGAGCAGAGAAACAGAGCACTATTGGGCATCGCTGAGTGTACAGAGCTTCGAAAACTGCTTGTGGCAATGGAGTCGGGGCAGCCCTAGGATGTTCCAGGCTCATGATTCTTCCTGCAACTTGTTCTTTAGCCATACTGGTGTAGCGGAGCACAGTGTTGGccaaataaaatattcatag
- the LOC134794428 gene encoding superoxide dismutase [Cu-Zn] produces the protein MPVKAVCVLNGDVSGTVFFDQKDEKSPVVLSGEVKGLTKGKHGFHVHEFGDNTNGCTSAGAHFNPDKQEHGAPDAAVRHVGDLGNIVATADKGVTKVCVQDSAISLVGRNSIIGRTLVVHAEPDDLGLGGHDLSKTTGNAGARIACGVIGLAKSD, from the exons ATGCCAGTTAAAGCAGTCTGTGTGCTCAACGGCGATGTCTCCGGGACGGTGTTCTTCGATCAAAAA GATGAGAAGTCACCGGTAGTGCTCTCGGGTGAAGTCAAGGGGCTCACCAAG GGCAAGCACGGTTTCCACGTGCACGAGTTCGGCGACAACACCAACGGCTGCACGTCCGCCGGGGCGCACTTCAACCCGGACAAGCAGGAGCACGGCGCGCCGGACGCCGCCGTCCGGCACGTCGGGGACCTCGGCAACATCGTCGCTACCGCTGACAAGGGAGTCACTAAA GTGTGCGTCCAAGACTCTGCGATCTCGCTGGTGGGGCGCAACAGCATCATCGGGCGCACGCTGGTGGTGCACGCGGAGCCCGACGACCTGGGGCTCGGCGGCCACGACCTCAGCAAGACCACCGGCAACGCCGGCGCGCGCATCGCCTGCGGCGTCATCGGCCTCGCCAAGTCCGACTAG